One Acidobacteriota bacterium genomic window, GCCACGAAGCCCACCCCGCATCCGTCATGTTCGTAGCTGGAGCGATACAGCCCCCCGCTCTGCTCTCTGGGCATAGGTTACCTATTGAAGCAGCTGCGTGACCATAAGTAAAATAGAAAGTTTTTATTCGGACCATCGAATAATTAGATGAGTTCCGTTCAAGGATTGAAGCGCTTTTCAGGCCAGGGGCCCTTGCGGGTAGGTCGTTGCAGGCTTTGCCGCAACCGCTTCAAAAAGCGGCGGCGGGACATCTCGCGGCATCCCAGACTTTTGAGATGTGGGGACGGCACCTGGCAGTCGATGAGGTCGAATCCCCATTTCTGCAGCCCCCTGCTGAGGGCCGCCAATGTCACCTTGGAGGCGTCTGAGGCCAGCGAGAACATCGACTCGCCGAAGAACATGCCGCCCAGGGAGACGCCGTAGAGCCCTCCCTGCAGGCGGCCGTCCTGCCAGGCTTCCAGCGAATGGGCGAATCCGGCCTGGTGCAGGCGGCCGTAGGCCTGCAGCATGTCGTCGGTAATCCAGGTGGACTGGCGTCCCGGGCGGGGATTGTCGGCACAGTGCCGGATGACTTGGGAGAAAGCGCTGTCGACCCTCACCTGGAAGCGCTCCTGGCGTATCGCCTTGGCCAGCGAGCGCGAGACGTGCATTTTCCCCGGTTTGAGGACCATGCGCGGATCGGGCGACCACCAGAGGATGTCGCTTTCTTCCGAGTACCAGGGGAAGATGCCCTGCGAGTAGGCCGCCAGAAGGCGTTCCAGCGAGAGATCGCCGCCCACGGCCAGCAGCCCGTCCGGCTCCGACCACTCGGGAGGAGGGAAGACGAGTTCGGGACCGAGTTGATAGACGGGCATTGGCTAAGGGGGCGTCGGCGGACGAGGGTTACACGTCGAAGGCCAATTCTCCGTCCCTGAGGCGGACGGTGACCTTCCCGCCCGAGGACAGTTTGCCGAAGAGCAGTTCGTCGGAGAGGCGGTCCTTGATGGCGGTCTGAATCAGGCGGTGCAGCGGACGCGCTCCGAATTTGATGTCGTAGCCCTTCTCAGCAAGCCATGTGCGGGCCGCCGGGGTGACCTCAAGCTTGACCTTGCGCTCGATGAGCTGAAGCTGCACCTCGCGGATGAACTTGTCGACCACCTTGGCGATGATCTCGGGAGGCAGACTGG contains:
- the aat gene encoding leucyl/phenylalanyl-tRNA--protein transferase, whose amino-acid sequence is MPVYQLGPELVFPPPEWSEPDGLLAVGGDLSLERLLAAYSQGIFPWYSEESDILWWSPDPRMVLKPGKMHVSRSLAKAIRQERFQVRVDSAFSQVIRHCADNPRPGRQSTWITDDMLQAYGRLHQAGFAHSLEAWQDGRLQGGLYGVSLGGMFFGESMFSLASDASKVTLAALSRGLQKWGFDLIDCQVPSPHLKSLGCREMSRRRFLKRLRQSLQRPTRKGPWPEKRFNP